TGTCTCCCGAGCTAAATTTAAAATTGTTAATGGTAACTCTAGGCTTTTCTTTTTTAGATTTTTTTTTTGTTTTTTTGTTTAAAATTTCACCAACATAGCTATTTTTAAATGATTTTTCATGACTATAATTGTTTTTTGGGTTTATTATTGTTAAGAAATCATTTTTAGCTAAAGATGAATAATATTCTTCTACAGCATTATCTAAACTCAATTGAATCTCATTGGTTACTTGTCTTTTATTTTCTGCGTAATTTTTATAATTCCAATACAATTGTATGATAATTGTGGCAAGTATAGTTATTGTAATAAAATATAAAATCAAACGATATTTTCGGTTCTTCATAATTCAAAGATAGTCAGTTAAGTGTAATTAAAATAGCAGCTTAACACTAGTTAACACTAGTTAACTTTAAAGGATAATTTCTATATTCATCTTTGTATTGTAAAATATAAATAGAGAAACCATGAAAAAAAATATTACCATTTTATTAGTATGCATATCGGGTGTTATTTCCTCTCAGGAAAATATTACAACAGCAGAAATAAAAGAAAGCAACATAAATTCTTTAAGATTTTCTGTTGAAGAACTGAAAAGTATTAATTGGAATGATATTAAAGATGTTTTCAATGAAAACATAAATAAAGATAAAAAAATAATTCTAGGGTTTAATGTAAAGAACAATAACATACATAGTTTTGAGATAAAAGGAAGTTTATCAGATCTAGAAGGAACAATTGAAATTGCTAAAAAGGTAATCAAAGTAATAGAAAAATTATAAAAATGAAAAAAGGTATATTTTTAATAATGTTGTTTTTAGTAACAACAATTTACGCTCAAAATTTTCAAGGAAAAGCTACTTATAAAACTTTTAGAAAAGTAGACTTTAAAATGGATGTAAGAAAAGGTGCTCCAAAGTCAGATATGCAAAAGAAAATACAAGAGCAATTAAGAAAACAGTTCCAACAAACTTATACGTTGAATTTTAGTAAATCAGAATCTACGTATACGCAAAATAAAAAACTATCAGCACCACAAACTAGCTCTGGAGGGTTTAAGATGGTAATAGCAGGAAGTGGAGGAGGAACAGATGTTTTATATAAAAACATTGCAACGAAACAATATATAAATAAAACTGAAATTAGCGGAAAACGTTTTTTAATAAAAGATAAACTAGAAGATTTTGGTTGGGAAATGTCAGGAGAAACTAAAAATATAGGAAATTATACTTGTTATAAGGCTACAAAAAGTAGAGAAGAAGAAAGAATAAGTTTTTCTATGACAGATGGAAAAAAGGAAGAAAAAAAAGAAAAAACATCGATAATTACAACAGCTTGGTATACCACTCAGATTCTGGTTAGCAATGGTCCTGAAGGTTTTTGGGGATTACCAGGGTTAATTTTAGAAATTCAAGATGGGAAATTAACAATTGTTTGTTCTGAAATAATACTTAATCCATCAGATAAAATTCAAATTAAAGAACCTTCAAAAGGGAAAAAAGTAACACAAAAAAAGTTTGATGAAATTATGGGTAAACATTCAAAAGAGATGATAGAACGTTTTAAGAGTAAGCGTAAAAACAAAGATGGAAATTCATTTAGTATTCAAATACAAGGGTAGTATTAAACCTTTTTATTTTCCAAAACTTAACACACAATTGTAATTAAGTGTTATAAAATAAAAAAGTTTACAACCTTTTTTTCTATGTGCAGCTACTACATTTTTTTCATAAGCTAATTTTCAAAGTAAGGTAATATACAAGTCAAAACAACTATAGATAATGATTTTGGAGGTTGAGACACGTCTTAGTAGTGAAAAAAATAAAGTAGCGTATGAAAAGTATGTTGGGAAAACTTTTGTTTTAAGTTTTATAAGAGAAGAATCTGTTTACAAAGAACAAGAAATATTAGTCGATGTTAGCACAAGTATAACGCACATATTCAGTGAGTTTTCAGATGGTGAAAGCAACAGAATATTTTGGACAAAAGTCTTTAATTTCTGAAGATGTCGAAAATATAATTTAGAATAAGGAAATGAAACATACGTGTTATAAAGCAACTCTAGTAAAGAAAAACAATGCTTTTGATTGGAGAAGCACGTGAAGACCTAAACGTAATGAAGCGAGAAAAGATTCAACAAAAGTTAAAAAATAAATAGTCGTTACTGCTTGATATATTCCGCAAGTACCTGTTAGTAATGGTCCTGGGAATTACGGGGGGTACCAGGGTTGATTTTAGAAGTTAATGAAGGAAGAACAACTGTTTTGTGTTCGAAAATTACAATGAATCCGTCAGAGAAGATTGAAATAAGAAAACCAGAAAGAGGAAAAAAAGTTACTAGAAAAGAATATACCGATATCATGAAAGTGAAAATGGAAGAAATGAAAGAGCGTTTTTAAAGGAGGTAAAAGAAATGGAGGAAGAGGTCTTTTTTAAATAATAAGAAAATAAAATCACACACATTTATACATGAAAAACACATTATTGATAGTCTTTTTATTGACTACATGGATAACCAATGCCCAAATAACACTAAAAGGAGTTGTTAAAGATAGTATTGGAGTTCCTTTAGAAATGGCAAATGCAATTGCTATTAATACCGTTACAAAAAAACTAGACTCTTATGGTTTTACAGATTCAAAAGGTAACTTTAAACTTAATCTTAAAAAAAATGCTACCTATAGTATTAAGATGAGTTACATCGGATTTAGAACTTCTGATGTTATTGTAAAAACAGGTGAAATCGATATCATAAAAAACATTAGTCTAAAAAAAGATGATAGCTTAGATGAGGTAAATATTACTTACAAGATGCCCGTAACTATAAAGGGAGATACGATTGTTTACAATGCTGATAGCTTTAAAAATGGTACTGAAAAAAAATTAGGAGATATATTAGAAAATCTTCCAGGAGTTGAAGTAAATGATGATGGTGAAATTGAAGTAGAAGGGAAAGCGGTAAAGAAGATTATGGTTGAAGGAAAAGATTTTTTTGATGGTGATACTAAAATAGCAACCAAAAATATTCCTGCTGATGCAATTGATAAGATTCAGGTTTTAAAAAATCATAGTGAAGTTGGTCAAATGAGTAGTGTAACCGATAATGAAGACAACATTGTAATTAATATCAAACTAAAAGAAGGAAAGAAAAATTTTTGGTTTGGTGAGGTAACTGCTGGTTTAGGAGTAGGAATGACAAACAATAGATATATTGTAACACCAAAATTATTTTATTACAATCCAAAATACAGTGTAAACATTATAACAGA
This genomic stretch from Tenacibaculum sp. Bg11-29 harbors:
- a CDS encoding GLPGLI family protein, with the protein product MKKGIFLIMLFLVTTIYAQNFQGKATYKTFRKVDFKMDVRKGAPKSDMQKKIQEQLRKQFQQTYTLNFSKSESTYTQNKKLSAPQTSSGGFKMVIAGSGGGTDVLYKNIATKQYINKTEISGKRFLIKDKLEDFGWEMSGETKNIGNYTCYKATKSREEERISFSMTDGKKEEKKEKTSIITTAWYTTQILVSNGPEGFWGLPGLILEIQDGKLTIVCSEIILNPSDKIQIKEPSKGKKVTQKKFDEIMGKHSKEMIERFKSKRKNKDGNSFSIQIQG